The following proteins are co-located in the Streptomyces bottropensis ATCC 25435 genome:
- a CDS encoding acyl-CoA dehydrogenase family protein: MDHPPYRVAQELESLLGDPEAPGTVFSHARSLELDENEEFPADLCRLLEGWGLQEFYIPAEYGGRLTDYETVMQVMRVVARRDLTVAVGHGKTYLGGVCVWISGTPEQARGLAADIRAGVPVSLALTERAHGSDLLAGDVRCEADGAGGWRVSGEKWLINNATRGSLLSVLTRTSEDGGPRGFTVLLVDKRRLTEGEHYRHVDKIRTHGIRGADISGIVLDGAPVPADAAVGGEGGGVETVLKALQLTRTMCASLSLGAADHALGIALDFAERRELFGRRLIDLPQARHVLASAAADVLAGEALATVAARSVHTVPDELSVAAAVTKYLVPTGTEGVIGELTRLLGARAFLKDVHARGMFQKVDRDHRIVGLFDGNTLVNLNSLVNQFRSLSRGWLRGGGDTKGAVRAFDLATELPPLDPARLSLVARRGSGIMATLPTSVAALRAEAARRPELKGALGAAERLLAVTGRVHEEMDAHRAVVSDVPPAAFDVARRYGLCLAGAACLGLWTYNHRAADAGRTGELWRNGVWLWPVLDRLLVKLGEPDAGDPDAYPALLERLRAAREAGELFSLIPFTLGGTTERGTGAPGGDARSTHASGGATPRTHAPGGATPRTHAPGGDGGPPAAVPQGHTDTRAAAGGTRTPEGTSC; this comes from the coding sequence ATGGACCATCCTCCCTACAGAGTCGCGCAGGAGCTGGAGTCGCTGCTCGGCGATCCCGAGGCCCCCGGCACGGTCTTCTCCCACGCCCGCAGCCTGGAACTGGACGAGAACGAGGAGTTCCCGGCCGACCTCTGCCGGCTGCTGGAGGGCTGGGGGCTGCAGGAGTTCTACATCCCGGCCGAGTACGGCGGCAGGCTCACCGACTACGAGACCGTCATGCAGGTCATGCGGGTGGTGGCCCGCCGCGATCTGACCGTCGCCGTCGGCCACGGCAAGACCTATCTGGGCGGGGTCTGCGTCTGGATCTCCGGCACCCCCGAGCAGGCCCGCGGCCTGGCCGCGGACATCCGGGCCGGGGTGCCGGTCTCGCTGGCCCTCACCGAGCGCGCCCACGGCAGCGACCTGCTCGCCGGGGACGTGCGGTGCGAGGCCGACGGCGCCGGCGGCTGGCGTGTCAGCGGCGAGAAGTGGCTGATCAACAACGCCACCCGGGGCAGCCTCCTGTCGGTGCTCACCCGCACCTCCGAGGACGGCGGGCCGCGCGGCTTCACCGTGCTGCTCGTCGACAAGCGGCGGCTGACCGAGGGGGAGCACTACCGCCACGTGGACAAGATCCGCACGCACGGCATCCGGGGCGCCGACATCAGCGGGATCGTCCTCGACGGCGCCCCGGTGCCGGCGGACGCGGCGGTCGGCGGGGAGGGCGGCGGCGTCGAGACCGTGCTCAAGGCCCTCCAGCTCACCCGCACCATGTGCGCCTCGCTGTCCCTGGGCGCGGCCGACCACGCGCTGGGCATCGCCCTGGACTTCGCCGAGCGGCGCGAGCTGTTCGGACGGCGGCTGATCGACCTGCCGCAGGCACGGCACGTGCTCGCCTCGGCCGCGGCGGACGTCCTGGCCGGGGAGGCACTGGCCACGGTCGCCGCCCGGTCCGTGCACACCGTCCCCGACGAGCTGAGCGTGGCCGCCGCGGTCACCAAGTACCTGGTGCCCACCGGGACCGAGGGCGTGATCGGCGAGCTGACCCGGTTGCTCGGCGCCCGGGCCTTCCTGAAGGACGTCCACGCCCGGGGCATGTTCCAGAAGGTCGACCGCGACCACCGCATCGTCGGCCTCTTCGACGGCAACACCCTGGTCAACCTCAACTCCCTGGTCAACCAGTTCCGTTCGCTGTCCCGGGGCTGGCTGCGCGGCGGCGGCGACACGAAGGGCGCCGTCCGCGCCTTCGACCTGGCCACCGAGCTTCCCCCGCTGGACCCGGCACGGCTCTCCCTCGTGGCCCGGCGCGGCAGCGGCATCATGGCGACGCTGCCGACGTCGGTCGCGGCGCTGCGCGCCGAGGCCGCCCGGCGGCCGGAACTCAAGGGCGCGCTCGGGGCGGCGGAGCGGCTGCTCGCCGTGACCGGCCGGGTCCACGAGGAGATGGACGCCCACCGCGCCGTGGTCTCCGACGTCCCGCCCGCCGCCTTCGACGTGGCCCGACGGTACGGCCTGTGCCTGGCCGGCGCCGCCTGCCTCGGCCTGTGGACGTACAACCACCGGGCGGCGGACGCGGGACGCACCGGGGAGCTGTGGCGCAACGGGGTGTGGCTGTGGCCCGTCCTCGACCGGCTGTTGGTGAAGCTGGGCGAACCGGACGCGGGGGACCCCGACGCCTACCCCGCGCTGCTGGAGCGGCTGCGGGCCGCGCGGGAGGCGGGCGAGCTGTTCTCCCTGATCCCGTTCACCCTGGGCGGGACCACCGAGCGGGGCACCGGGGCACCCGGCGGGGACGCCCGGAGCACCCACGCATCCGGCGGCGCCACCCCGCGCACCCATGCACCCGGCGGCGCCACCCCGCGCACCCACGCACCCGGCGGTGACGGCGGTCCGCCGGCCGCCGTACCGCAAGGACACACCGATACCCGGGCCGCCGCCGGCGGCACCCGGACACCCGAGGGGACGTCATGCTGA
- a CDS encoding fatty acyl-AMP ligase has protein sequence MAEFGSFAEVVLTRSDERGDTDAFVFLADGVRGKEPERLPYRNLDRAAKDIASWLQERGLAGRQVLLLYPSGLDFVKAFTACLYAGAVAVPAPLPSEQGQHFRRVSGIVRDARVGAVLTLAEHAPEVEAWLAAEGFSDVVCLPTDQGPVGDAAAWRDPRLSPEHLAFLQYTSGSTSAPKGVMVSHGNLLANEAAIARSTGNTPDTMIGGWLPFYHDMGLIGHILQPLWLGTTSVLIPPVSFLRKPVRWLELVSEYGVNASGGPNFAYDLCVRRVTDAQLEGLDLSSWRTACNGAEPVRAETLQAFTERFGPYGFRPETMFPCYGMAETTLLVTGTPKTRGALLREVDAAGLEQGTLTGPYLGAPRRTLVSSGVALAEDFEVRIVDAETLAERPEGQVGEIWVRGASVASGYWERPEVNAEIFGARIAGQEELGTWLRTGDMGVLGGGELFVTGRLKEMVLINGRNIYPYDVESAVRGLNPAIGAGAVFAVDTGGQEHLVVIHEIRAAAAGAELKDVATQIQRHIGMEFAVPAGNVLLVRPGTVRRTTSGKIQRTLMRKLFLQGAVTALHSVLDPSVRSLVEGNPDGAQGAPAADPAMAPVG, from the coding sequence GTGGCGGAATTCGGTTCATTCGCGGAGGTCGTGCTGACGCGGTCGGACGAACGGGGTGACACGGACGCGTTCGTGTTCCTCGCGGACGGCGTACGGGGCAAGGAGCCCGAGCGACTGCCGTACCGGAACCTGGACCGCGCGGCCAAGGACATCGCGTCCTGGCTGCAGGAACGGGGTCTGGCAGGACGTCAGGTCCTGCTGCTCTACCCCTCGGGCCTGGACTTCGTGAAGGCGTTCACGGCCTGCCTCTACGCCGGGGCCGTCGCGGTGCCGGCGCCGCTGCCCTCCGAGCAGGGCCAGCACTTCCGCCGGGTGTCCGGGATCGTCCGCGACGCCCGGGTCGGCGCCGTACTGACCCTCGCCGAGCACGCCCCGGAGGTGGAGGCGTGGCTGGCGGCCGAGGGCTTCTCGGACGTGGTGTGCCTGCCCACCGACCAGGGGCCCGTCGGTGACGCGGCCGCCTGGCGCGACCCGCGGCTGAGCCCGGAGCACCTGGCGTTCCTGCAGTACACCTCGGGATCCACCAGCGCCCCCAAGGGCGTGATGGTCTCGCACGGCAACCTGCTCGCCAACGAGGCGGCCATCGCCCGCTCCACCGGCAACACCCCCGACACGATGATCGGCGGGTGGCTGCCCTTCTACCACGACATGGGTCTGATCGGGCACATCCTCCAGCCGCTGTGGCTGGGGACCACCAGTGTGCTCATCCCGCCGGTGTCCTTCCTGCGCAAGCCCGTCCGCTGGCTGGAACTGGTCAGCGAGTACGGCGTGAACGCCAGCGGCGGCCCCAACTTCGCCTACGACCTGTGCGTCCGCCGGGTCACCGACGCCCAGCTGGAGGGCCTGGACCTGTCGTCGTGGCGGACCGCCTGCAACGGCGCCGAACCCGTCAGGGCCGAGACCCTGCAGGCGTTCACCGAGCGCTTCGGTCCCTACGGGTTCCGGCCGGAGACCATGTTCCCCTGCTACGGCATGGCCGAGACCACCCTGCTGGTCACCGGCACCCCGAAGACGCGCGGCGCGCTGCTGCGCGAGGTGGACGCGGCCGGACTGGAGCAGGGCACCCTGACGGGCCCGTACCTGGGCGCGCCGCGACGGACCCTGGTCAGCAGCGGGGTCGCCCTGGCCGAGGACTTCGAGGTGCGGATCGTCGACGCCGAGACGCTCGCCGAGCGGCCCGAGGGCCAGGTCGGGGAGATCTGGGTGCGCGGCGCCAGCGTGGCCTCCGGCTACTGGGAGCGGCCGGAGGTGAACGCGGAGATCTTCGGCGCGCGGATCGCCGGCCAGGAGGAGCTGGGCACCTGGCTGCGCACCGGCGACATGGGCGTCCTGGGCGGCGGCGAACTGTTCGTGACGGGCCGTCTGAAGGAGATGGTCCTGATCAACGGCCGCAACATCTACCCGTACGACGTGGAGAGCGCGGTGCGCGGCCTGAACCCGGCGATCGGCGCCGGGGCCGTGTTCGCCGTCGACACCGGTGGCCAGGAGCATCTGGTGGTGATCCACGAGATCCGGGCCGCCGCGGCCGGCGCGGAACTGAAGGACGTCGCCACCCAGATCCAGCGGCACATCGGCATGGAGTTCGCCGTCCCGGCGGGCAACGTGCTGCTGGTCCGTCCCGGCACCGTGCGCAGGACCACCAGCGGCAAGATCCAGCGGACGCTGATGCGCAAGCTGTTCCTCCAGGGAGCGGTCACCGCGCTGCACTCCGTGCTGGACCCGTCGGTGCGCTCGCTCGTCGAGGGAAACCCGGACGGCGCCCAGGGCGCCCCGGCGGCCGACCCGGCCATGGCACCGGTGGGCTGA
- a CDS encoding DUF6059 family protein: MAASPGSGWWSARPAARRIRKGVVTFFVDGFGALAVIFGMVPPASVEQARQWWLDDADPGRPAGALPLDEPPPAHPERLVADVPLSPRERELWAQLERHGRVEDGPGRRE, encoded by the coding sequence GTGGCCGCTTCGCCCGGCAGCGGGTGGTGGTCCGCGCGCCCGGCGGCGCGACGGATCCGCAAGGGCGTCGTCACGTTCTTCGTGGACGGCTTCGGGGCGCTCGCCGTCATCTTCGGCATGGTGCCGCCGGCCTCCGTGGAGCAGGCCAGGCAGTGGTGGCTCGACGACGCGGACCCCGGGAGACCGGCCGGCGCGCTCCCGCTCGACGAGCCGCCGCCCGCGCACCCCGAGCGCCTGGTCGCCGATGTCCCGCTCTCCCCGCGCGAACGGGAGCTGTGGGCGCAGCTGGAGAGGCACGGACGGGTGGAGGACGGCCCCGGTCGGCGGGAGTGA
- a CDS encoding HAD-IIIC family phosphatase, protein MATVVSTAVGERTGPLDRLRALHAEGRLADAYDEVPGLLSELAAAGDPAGPPAPDLARAGQLLSRLDRDEVLREHPGTETITVAVTGGSTLSGLTAPLTAELARHGLLSTLHEGDYDSWRRDLHNTASEMYDADLALCVLDAEIVFGELPHPWLVEDVQRVTAGKLNLIGSLVERYVTRGGGTLVLNTVPLLRGHLRRLVDARSRARLGVIWREFNAGLLRLAVVHERVHVVDLEPLVASSGPVNEPRLAAYAKVQFGEELLAGYAREIGHLARVLRGRSKKVLVVDLDNTLWDGILGDDGPDGIAAATTYRGEAFGRFQKTVGQLGAQGVLLAVCSKNDIEPVRAVLREHPDMALRETDFVQVTANWEPKDRNLLEIAQRLNLGVDSFVFADDSPFECGLVSRSLPGVAVVRLDEEPALHIERLLADGWFDVRELTAEDRARSTQYRTEVARQDLLEGADSMEDYLAELGVEVSLSPPRDHEIPRVSQVTLRTNQFNLTTERLQQADVRARHESADGLVLAIRSADRFGDNGLVGAVLVSGVGTDGGADGGGWHIDNMLLSCRVFARGIEQACLTAVLREARARGAGAVYARYRPTAKNHRVRGLYPSLGFAETGEDTDGTVSFRHDLSEEHLPAAPVHVRLRTDFTRRSS, encoded by the coding sequence ATGGCCACGGTTGTGAGCACCGCCGTGGGCGAGCGGACCGGACCGCTGGACCGGCTGCGCGCCCTCCATGCCGAAGGACGCCTCGCCGACGCGTACGACGAGGTGCCCGGTCTGCTGTCCGAACTGGCCGCGGCGGGGGACCCCGCCGGACCTCCGGCACCCGACCTGGCGCGAGCCGGGCAGCTGCTGTCCCGGCTGGACCGGGACGAGGTGCTGCGCGAGCACCCCGGTACCGAGACGATCACCGTCGCCGTCACCGGCGGCTCCACCCTGAGCGGGCTCACGGCCCCGCTGACCGCCGAACTCGCCCGGCACGGCCTGCTGTCGACGCTGCACGAGGGCGACTACGACTCCTGGCGCCGCGACCTGCACAACACCGCCAGCGAGATGTACGACGCCGACCTGGCGCTGTGCGTGCTGGACGCCGAGATCGTCTTCGGTGAACTCCCGCACCCCTGGCTGGTGGAGGACGTCCAGCGCGTCACCGCCGGAAAGCTGAACCTCATCGGCTCGCTGGTGGAGCGCTACGTCACGCGCGGCGGCGGCACCCTGGTCCTCAACACCGTCCCCCTGCTGCGCGGCCACCTGCGCCGCCTGGTCGACGCCCGCTCCAGGGCCCGGCTCGGGGTGATCTGGCGGGAGTTCAACGCCGGCCTGCTGCGGCTGGCCGTCGTGCACGAGCGCGTCCACGTCGTGGACCTCGAACCGCTGGTCGCCTCCAGCGGCCCGGTCAACGAGCCGCGGCTCGCCGCCTACGCCAAGGTGCAGTTCGGCGAGGAACTCCTGGCCGGGTACGCACGGGAGATCGGCCACCTGGCCCGGGTGCTGCGCGGGCGCAGCAAGAAGGTGCTGGTGGTCGACCTGGACAACACCCTGTGGGACGGCATCCTCGGCGACGACGGCCCGGACGGCATCGCCGCCGCCACCACCTACCGGGGGGAGGCGTTCGGCCGGTTCCAGAAGACCGTCGGGCAGCTCGGCGCGCAGGGCGTGCTGCTCGCGGTGTGCAGCAAGAACGACATCGAGCCGGTCCGCGCCGTGCTGCGCGAGCACCCCGACATGGCCCTGCGGGAGACCGACTTCGTGCAGGTCACCGCCAACTGGGAGCCCAAGGACCGGAACCTGCTGGAGATCGCCCAGCGGCTCAACCTGGGCGTGGACAGCTTCGTCTTCGCCGACGACTCGCCCTTCGAGTGCGGTCTGGTCTCCCGCAGCCTGCCCGGCGTCGCCGTGGTCCGGCTCGACGAGGAACCCGCCCTGCACATCGAACGGCTGCTGGCGGACGGCTGGTTCGACGTACGGGAGCTGACCGCCGAGGACCGGGCCCGCTCGACGCAGTACCGCACCGAGGTGGCCCGCCAGGACCTCCTGGAGGGCGCGGACTCCATGGAGGACTACCTCGCCGAACTGGGCGTCGAGGTCTCGCTGTCGCCCCCGCGCGACCACGAGATCCCGCGGGTCTCCCAGGTGACGCTGCGCACCAACCAGTTCAACCTCACCACCGAGCGGCTCCAGCAGGCCGATGTGCGGGCCCGCCACGAGTCCGCCGACGGGCTGGTGCTGGCGATCCGCTCGGCCGACCGGTTCGGGGACAACGGACTGGTGGGAGCGGTCCTGGTGAGCGGCGTCGGCACGGACGGCGGGGCGGACGGCGGCGGCTGGCACATCGACAACATGCTGTTGAGCTGCCGGGTGTTCGCGCGCGGCATCGAGCAGGCCTGCCTGACCGCCGTGCTGCGCGAGGCCCGGGCCCGGGGGGCGGGCGCCGTGTACGCCCGCTACCGTCCGACGGCCAAGAACCACCGGGTGCGCGGTCTGTACCCGTCGCTGGGCTTCGCCGAGACGGGCGAGGACACCGACGGCACCGTGTCGTTCCGGCACGACCTGTCCGAGGAACACCTGCCGGCGGCGCCGGTGCACGTCCGTCTGCGGACGGACTTCACCCGGCGCTCGTCCTGA
- a CDS encoding helix-turn-helix transcriptional regulator, protein MLGRSAELARLDALLDRAAGGTAESGEFPDGGRSRLVDITGVAGIGKSRLLGEVCARARRRGMTVLRGRATEYERRVPFQVFTDALAHLDAGADGFPEADAVAPLLQRGGAVDRFALHRSTAALLARLAAPSGLLLALDDLHWADPASLELLDHLVRHPVHAPVVLAVTRRDRQSPESLTAGLTRGRDTGAVVGLALRPLSARDCAELAGPGLPPAETAALYATSEGNPFYFLTLLQAHRAGTAPGAAEPPGLGTLLLDELTVLTPARRGIVEAVAVLGEHATPAMVSRVTGRSGPAFVDDVHALTRRDLLRPTPPGLLTLRHPVVRTLVHESTPFLRRVEIHRLAARELARVGASAAERAHHVEQSLTSWDPEAVAVLDEAAARTARTAPASCAHWLDVALRHLPDTAEHAVRRRELVLRRARALAACGGLRESRALLQELIATPRAPDDPATGDDLGLRVRAVVLCALVERHLGRSTEAVALLRRELARGPAPGHVVRLGLELGSAAPLDSATSYAQVRTEVEAALAAARSTGDEVGEAGVLAVAALGEAYEGDMSAAHRLARQAAALVDSLPDNDLTALCEPLARLGWAEAFLEHYPDAERHAERGLDIARRSGQLYVVPHLLLCLSHVRVQTCRIPSALELADRAEDIARGVGSDQLLAFVLASRAAALVAGCPPGDPRPLAVAEEAVAAAGNGVDWWASTAWCIFGWAALMAGDPVRARDAMLRAGGPELQRIQPSMRPLYLEILVTSALVTGLPEEARGWAERARKEAEQLGLPMQRASALRSTAHLPLAQGDTAAAADLFAQAAAESARCGAVFWEAHSLLLGAPLEAAAGRGRDGTQAWLRGRRLAEAGGSALLVGLADATRPPGGGAEAPYGSPDRADVTERLATLTARELEIAELVAQGLTSQAIADRLYVSRRTVETHVSRTFRKTGISSRTALAGLMARRRTGSRFGDARAERD, encoded by the coding sequence TTGCTGGGCCGCTCCGCCGAGCTGGCCCGGTTGGACGCGCTGCTCGACCGTGCGGCGGGCGGCACGGCGGAGAGCGGGGAGTTCCCCGACGGCGGCCGCTCCCGGCTCGTCGACATCACCGGGGTGGCCGGCATCGGCAAGAGCCGGCTGCTCGGCGAGGTCTGCGCACGGGCGCGCCGGCGCGGCATGACGGTCCTGCGCGGCAGGGCCACGGAGTACGAGCGGCGGGTGCCCTTCCAGGTGTTCACCGACGCGCTCGCCCACCTCGATGCCGGCGCCGACGGCTTCCCGGAGGCCGACGCGGTGGCGCCCCTGCTGCAGCGCGGCGGCGCGGTCGACCGTTTCGCACTGCATCGGTCCACGGCCGCCCTGCTCGCCCGGCTCGCCGCCCCGTCCGGGCTGCTACTGGCCCTCGACGACCTGCACTGGGCGGACCCGGCCTCACTGGAGCTGCTGGACCATCTCGTACGGCATCCCGTGCACGCCCCCGTCGTCCTGGCCGTGACACGCCGTGACCGCCAGAGCCCCGAGTCCCTCACCGCCGGGCTCACCCGAGGACGCGACACCGGCGCGGTCGTCGGACTCGCCCTGCGACCGCTGAGCGCACGCGACTGCGCCGAACTGGCCGGCCCCGGCCTGCCGCCAGCCGAGACCGCCGCGCTGTACGCCACGAGCGAGGGCAACCCGTTCTACTTCCTGACCCTCCTCCAGGCCCACCGCGCGGGTACGGCGCCCGGGGCCGCCGAGCCGCCCGGCCTCGGCACCCTGCTGCTGGACGAACTCACCGTGCTCACCCCCGCCCGGCGCGGCATCGTGGAGGCGGTGGCCGTCCTGGGCGAGCACGCCACCCCGGCGATGGTGAGCCGGGTGACCGGCCGCTCCGGCCCCGCGTTCGTCGACGACGTCCACGCGCTCACCCGCCGCGACCTGCTGCGCCCCACCCCACCAGGGCTGTTGACCCTGCGGCATCCGGTCGTACGGACCCTCGTCCACGAGAGCACGCCCTTCCTGAGGCGCGTCGAGATCCACCGGCTCGCCGCGCGGGAACTGGCCCGGGTGGGCGCCTCGGCCGCCGAGCGGGCCCACCATGTGGAACAGTCGCTGACCTCCTGGGACCCGGAGGCGGTGGCGGTGCTCGACGAGGCCGCCGCGCGCACCGCCCGCACGGCCCCGGCGAGCTGCGCCCACTGGCTCGATGTGGCCCTGCGCCACCTCCCGGACACTGCCGAACACGCCGTCCGAAGACGTGAGTTGGTTCTGAGGCGGGCCCGCGCGCTGGCCGCGTGCGGGGGCCTGCGCGAGAGCCGCGCCCTGCTCCAGGAGCTGATCGCCACCCCGCGGGCGCCCGACGACCCGGCCACCGGCGACGACCTGGGCCTCAGGGTGCGCGCGGTCGTCCTGTGCGCGCTGGTGGAGCGTCATCTGGGGCGCTCCACCGAGGCCGTCGCGCTGCTGCGCCGCGAACTGGCCCGCGGCCCCGCGCCGGGCCATGTCGTCCGGCTCGGCCTGGAGCTGGGCTCGGCCGCGCCCCTGGACAGCGCCACCTCGTACGCCCAGGTGCGCACGGAGGTCGAGGCGGCGCTCGCGGCGGCCCGGTCCACGGGGGACGAGGTCGGGGAGGCGGGCGTCCTCGCCGTCGCCGCCCTGGGAGAGGCGTACGAGGGCGACATGAGCGCGGCGCACCGGCTCGCCCGGCAGGCCGCCGCCCTGGTCGACTCCCTGCCCGACAATGACCTCACCGCGTTGTGCGAACCACTGGCCCGGCTCGGCTGGGCGGAGGCGTTCCTGGAGCACTATCCCGACGCGGAGCGGCACGCCGAGCGCGGCCTCGACATCGCCCGCCGCAGCGGTCAGCTCTATGTCGTGCCCCATCTGCTGCTGTGCCTGTCCCACGTCCGGGTCCAGACCTGCCGGATCCCGTCGGCGCTGGAACTCGCCGACCGGGCCGAGGACATCGCCCGCGGGGTCGGCAGCGACCAGTTGCTCGCGTTCGTCCTCGCGAGCAGGGCCGCCGCGCTCGTCGCCGGCTGCCCGCCGGGCGATCCGCGCCCCCTGGCCGTCGCCGAGGAGGCGGTGGCCGCGGCCGGGAACGGGGTCGACTGGTGGGCCTCCACGGCCTGGTGCATCTTCGGCTGGGCCGCGCTCATGGCCGGCGATCCGGTCCGCGCCCGGGACGCGATGCTCCGGGCCGGCGGCCCCGAACTGCAGCGCATCCAGCCCTCGATGCGGCCGCTCTACCTGGAGATACTGGTCACGTCCGCACTGGTGACGGGGCTGCCCGAGGAGGCCCGTGGCTGGGCCGAGCGGGCCCGTAAGGAGGCGGAACAACTGGGGCTGCCGATGCAGCGGGCCTCCGCGCTGCGCAGCACCGCCCATCTGCCGCTGGCACAGGGCGACACGGCAGCGGCGGCGGACCTGTTCGCGCAGGCCGCGGCGGAGAGCGCCCGCTGTGGCGCGGTCTTCTGGGAGGCCCACTCCCTGCTGCTCGGCGCCCCGCTGGAAGCGGCGGCGGGCCGGGGCCGGGACGGCACGCAGGCCTGGCTCAGGGGGCGCCGGCTCGCCGAGGCGGGCGGCAGCGCCCTGCTGGTCGGCCTCGCCGACGCCACCCGTCCGCCCGGTGGTGGCGCCGAGGCCCCGTACGGTTCCCCGGACCGCGCCGACGTCACCGAACGGCTGGCCACACTGACCGCGAGGGAGCTGGAGATCGCCGAGCTGGTGGCGCAGGGGCTCACCAGCCAGGCCATCGCGGACCGGCTCTACGTCAGCCGGCGCACCGTCGAGACCCATGTCTCGCGCACCTTCCGCAAGACCGGGATCTCCTCGCGGACCGCCCTGGCCGGTCTGATGGCTCGCCGCCGCACCGGGAGCCGTTTCGGGGACGCTCGCGCGGAGCGGGACTGA